A genomic window from Anopheles ziemanni chromosome X, idAnoZiCoDA_A2_x.2, whole genome shotgun sequence includes:
- the LOC131291099 gene encoding uncharacterized protein LOC131291099, with product MGESIKEYLERMDIFFDVNEVESGKKTVMLLTLGGASLYSLISKMVLPEKPSSVPYEKLVIKLKEQLEQKVNVVAERFNFRNCIQKNQSVAEYIVELKALAQTCEFKCCLVEALRDQLVAGVRDDGLRKRLLRETGLTFEGAESIARTWEAADEQNEAFTRKEKGGEMAAIRSAPKRSVVSKFHYYRGSGAPVKPSNDNNCHRCGRSHNPQTCPARTWQCFTCKNLKKYLLDTRYKPLSLQRKLNQILFKYRNSPCTVTKVTPSERVFCYVPHTVTAKVNPIKGNERQMSTMEESRSQSKIVGNQVEYEEEESVFYRNHFKEHMRWIPAIVKKKISGLRYLISLNGIIRMVHKNQLRKNKNQMSSKDVIIPSENNLGRT from the exons ATGGGAGAAAGTATTAAGGAGTATTTGGAGAGGATGGATATCTTCTTCGATGTAAATGAAGTTGAGTCCGGGAAGAAAACAGTGATGCTGTTAACGCTGGGAGGAGCATCACTGTACAGTTTGATCTCAAAAATGGTGCTACCGGAGAAACCAAGTTCAGTGCCGTACGAAAAATTAGTGATCAAACTTAAAGAACAGTTGGAGCAGAAAGTGAACGTGGTAGCGGAGCGGTTCAACTTTAGGAACTGTATTCAAAAGAATCAATCAGTGGCGGAATATATAGTTGAACTAAAAGCGCTCGCACAAACATGTGAATTCAAGTGCTGTCTGGTGGAAGCGTTGCGTGATCAGCTGGTTGCGGGTGTTCGAGATGATGGCCTGAGAAAGCGGCTTCTGCGTGAGACTGGTCTCACGTTCGAAGGAGCAGAAAGCATCGCCAGAACGTGGGAAGCTGCGGACGAGCAGAACGAAGCGTTTACGAGGAAGGAGAAAGGAGGAGAAATGGCGGCGATTAGGAGTGCGCCAAAAAGAAGCGTCGTTTCAAAATTTCACTACTACCGTGGAAGTGGTGCACCTGTAAAACCAAGTAATGATAATAATTGTCACAGATGCGGAAGATCGCACAACCCACAGACATGTCCTGCGCGTACGTGGCAGTGTTTTACCTGCAAAAA CCTGAAGAAGTATCTATTGGATACAAGGTACAAACCACTAAGTCTTCAGAGGAAACTGAATCAAATATTGTTCAAGTATAGGAATAGTCCATGTACGGTAACTAAAGTCACACCTTCAGAAAGAGTGTTTTGTTACGTACCACATACAGTAACAGCAAAAGTCAATCCTATAAAAGGAAATGAGAGACAAATGTCAACTATGGAagagtcaagaagtcagtctAAAATCGTAGGAAATCAAGTCGaatatgaagaagaagaatctgtATTTTACAGAAATCACTTTAAAGAGCACATGAGATGGATCCCGGCaatagtaaaaaagaaaataagcggGTTAAGATATTTAATCAGTCTGAATGGAATAATACGGATGGTACATAAAaaccaattgaggaaaaacaaaaaccagatGAGTTCAAAGGATGTCATAATACCATCAGAG